From the Spirochaetota bacterium genome, one window contains:
- a CDS encoding HDOD domain-containing protein translates to MAQNIVAKVKDSIEKMPPLSPVVHKIIIVANDVTSSAQHLTDVIQLDPVLTAKVIRMVNSAYFGLPQEIKSLKQAVVMLGINTIKNVALSSALMGKIALKKGVLDPEEFWKHSIGVAVASKLIAQRLGIDKKLLEEFFIAGLIHDIGKVLMNNFFPDEMKQIIDISQSKGGFIIDIEKNVLGLTHEEIGIAIGKKWNFENNLLYAVGRHHIPVLKGDSAIYSMVVHVADTFSKVLKVGFSGNYVIDTIDEAIWQSLGISEEIVFEALTPLNDEIQKAKLFLQ, encoded by the coding sequence ATGGCTCAAAATATTGTGGCCAAGGTTAAAGACTCAATAGAAAAAATGCCGCCACTATCTCCGGTGGTGCATAAAATAATAATTGTGGCAAATGATGTGACCTCATCAGCACAGCATTTGACAGATGTAATTCAGCTTGACCCGGTCTTGACTGCAAAAGTAATACGCATGGTTAACTCTGCATACTTTGGATTACCCCAGGAGATTAAGTCTTTAAAGCAGGCTGTGGTTATGCTGGGTATTAATACCATAAAGAATGTGGCGCTGTCATCTGCATTGATGGGAAAAATTGCATTAAAGAAGGGTGTGTTAGACCCTGAGGAATTCTGGAAGCATTCTATTGGTGTGGCGGTTGCATCAAAATTAATTGCACAACGATTGGGTATAGATAAAAAGCTTCTGGAAGAGTTTTTTATTGCCGGGCTTATCCATGATATAGGCAAAGTTTTGATGAATAATTTTTTTCCGGATGAAATGAAGCAGATAATTGATATATCGCAATCAAAGGGTGGATTTATTATTGATATAGAAAAAAATGTTCTTGGACTAACCCATGAGGAGATAGGCATAGCAATAGGGAAAAAATGGAATTTTGAAAATAATCTTCTGTATGCAGTTGGAAGACACCATATACCAGTTTTGAAAGGTGATTCGGCCATCTATTCTATGGTGGTTCATGTAGCAGATACGTTTTCCAAGGTATTGAAAGTTGGATTTAGCGGGAATTATGTTATTGATACTATTGATGAAGCAATATGGCAATCACTGGGAATATCTGAGGAGATAGTTTTTGAGGCACTAACTCCTTTAAATGATGAAATACAAAAGGCTAAATTATTTTTACAATGA
- a CDS encoding PDZ domain-containing protein → MKKLIIAILGIVLITCSGEEFGGLGIEVPAGPEKVSKSRPFVIASVYEGGTGQKAGLKEGDIIVSVDGVPLEGLEYDYIVKNLLRGKVGSVVTLEIQRGDNLMLFRVMRGKIVLK, encoded by the coding sequence ATGAAAAAACTCATTATCGCTATTCTTGGAATAGTATTGATAACATGCTCCGGCGAAGAATTTGGCGGTTTGGGTATTGAAGTACCTGCTGGTCCTGAAAAGGTCAGTAAAAGCAGGCCATTTGTTATAGCAAGTGTGTATGAAGGTGGTACGGGGCAAAAGGCAGGGCTTAAAGAAGGTGACATTATTGTATCGGTTGATGGTGTTCCACTTGAGGGTTTGGAATATGATTATATTGTAAAAAATTTGCTGCGTGGCAAGGTTGGGAGTGTGGTAACACTGGAAATTCAGAGAGGCGACAACCTGATGCTGTTTAGGGTTATGCGAGGAAAGATTGTCTTAAAATAA
- a CDS encoding MBL fold metallo-hydrolase gives MSTLTVTFWGVRGSIPVPGPDTMKYGGNTACLDLRSDAGDWIVFDAGTGLRVLGESLDLSKNYTVNLCISHPHWDHINGFPFFPVIYIPGNTVNIYGPGTFEKSLEEIIRGQMQYSYFPVRTDELRASIHFYEIKNNQFEVGNFKVYTHLLNHPVTCYGYRVVYRDKVFIYLGDNEPYYNVFKDNDPEVVQFAKQMNEQLIEFVKGADVLVSDAQYIPAEYPKKTGWGHSTTHHIINLALKAKVKTLFLFHHEPLRKDKEMDAIVTHYRNVLKKKGLTLELYAAAERESYTF, from the coding sequence ATGAGTACACTGACGGTCACATTTTGGGGAGTGCGTGGTTCCATACCTGTACCAGGTCCAGATACCATGAAATATGGTGGTAATACTGCCTGCCTGGATTTGCGCTCAGATGCTGGTGATTGGATAGTATTTGATGCAGGGACAGGGCTTAGAGTACTGGGTGAATCACTGGATCTGTCAAAAAACTATACTGTTAATTTATGCATTTCTCATCCTCACTGGGACCATATCAATGGTTTTCCTTTTTTCCCTGTTATCTATATACCAGGTAATACGGTAAATATCTATGGTCCTGGAACATTTGAAAAGAGCTTAGAAGAAATAATACGCGGCCAGATGCAGTACAGTTATTTCCCGGTGCGTACCGATGAATTGCGCGCCAGTATACATTTTTATGAGATAAAAAACAACCAGTTTGAAGTTGGTAACTTTAAGGTTTATACGCATCTTCTTAACCATCCGGTAACCTGTTATGGATATAGAGTAGTATATAGGGATAAGGTATTTATATATTTAGGTGACAATGAGCCATATTATAATGTTTTTAAAGATAATGACCCGGAGGTAGTCCAATTTGCAAAGCAGATGAATGAGCAGCTTATTGAATTTGTCAAAGGTGCAGATGTCCTGGTATCAGATGCACAGTATATACCGGCTGAATACCCAAAGAAAACCGGCTGGGGGCATAGTACAACGCATCACATTATCAATCTGGCACTTAAGGCAAAAGTTAAAACATTATTTTTATTTCACCATGAACCCTTACGGAAGGATAAGGAAATGGATGCAATAGTTACTCATTACCGGAATGTGCTGAAGAAAAAGGGGCTTACACTTGAACTGTATGCTGCAGCAGAAAGAGAATCATATACATTTTAG